A genomic region of Bactrocera dorsalis isolate Fly_Bdor chromosome 3, ASM2337382v1, whole genome shotgun sequence contains the following coding sequences:
- the LOC125777530 gene encoding uncharacterized protein LOC125777530, with protein sequence MIDTVISAEIPDQTIDPGLFEVVTKNMIHGPCGDINRNSLCMIDGKCSKRFPKQLIAETITGDDGYPQYRQRSTDDNGKSTYVNKGSDMAVFGVAPENNHDEILQYQMGRFISTNEAVWRILSFPIHDRHPVVVHLAVHLENGQRVYYTAANAEQRVVEETPVTTLTAYFQLCETDEFSRTLLYSEVPHYFTWNASTKKFQRRKQGTPVDSYPGIFRTDALGRIYTVSPANVECFYLRLLLVNVHGPQSFQHLRTVNGQLCATYREACQHLHLLEDDTHWDATLRDASIVSPPIQIRMLFAIIISTCFPSNPLELWNKYKDFMAEDILIRLRHRSNDPALLLTLEMYNEALIMIEDLCLTIANKALGQLGLTPPNRPMHDLFERELQRELQFDRNELLMQAVNDNTGGLYFLDAPGGTGKTFLISLILATIRSEQKIALALASSGIAATLLDGGRTAHSALKLPLNMQAIETPTCNISRSSGMAKVLQQTSIILWDECPMAHKKSSEALNRTLQDLRRSLQLFGGALILLSGDFRQTLPVIPRSTPADEINACLKSSFLWAHVQMLSLTTNMRVRLQNDSSAPPKNVNVNEINFHIQEKLPGNSETYKSFDTAVNDEDAVNYPVEFLNSLEPPGMPPHNLNLKVGSSNILLRNLNAPKLCNGTRLSVKKLMPNLYQATILTGKAKGEIVLIPRIPLIPTGMPFEFKRLQFPVRLSFAMTVNKAQGQTLQVTPIKAVGQKVASKLKRRQIRCD encoded by the exons ATGATTGATACCGTCATATCGGCCGAAATTCCAGATCAAACCATCGACCCAGGATTATTCGAAGTTGTCACGAAAAATATGATTCACGGTCCCTGTGGTGATATTAATCGAAATTCACTTTGTATGATTGATGGTAAATGTTCGAAACGTTTTCCAAAGCAATTGATTGCTGAAACAATTACAGGAGATGATGGATATCCACAGTATCGTCAACGATCAACTGACGACAACGGTAAATCaact tatgtgAATAAGGGCAGCGATATGGCTGTTTTTGGAGTGGCTCCTGAGAATAATCATGACGAAATTTTGCAGTACCAAATGGGGCGCTTTATTAGTACGAATGAAGCTGTATGGCGTATTTTATCGTTTCCAATTCATGACAGACATCCGGTTGTTGTacatttggcagttcatcttGAAAACGGGCAACGTGTTTACTACACTGCTGCAAATGCCGAACAAAGAGTAGTAGAGGAGACACCAGTAACTACACTGACAGCTTATTTCCAGTTATGTGAAACTGATGAATTTTCCAGGACTTTGCTATATTCGGAAGTGCCTCACTATTTCACATGGAATgcatcaacaaaaaaatttcaacgtcGCAAACAAGGCACACCTGTTGATAGTTATCCAGGTATTTTTCGAACAGATGCTTTGGGACGCATTTATACAGTTAGTCCAGCTAATGTTGAATGTTTTTACTTGCGACTTTTGTTGGTGAACGTACATGGTCCTCAATCATTCCAACATTTACGAACTGTTAATGGTCAATTGTGCGCAACATACCGTGAAGCATGTCAACACTTGCATTTGCTGGAAGATGATACGCATTGGGATGCTACGCTTCGTGATGCATCAATTGTTTCTCCACCAATTCAAATTCGTATGTTATTTGCGATCATAATATCAACATGTTTTCCATCAAATCCACTGGAATTGTGGAataaatacaaagattttatggCTGAAGACATTTTGATTCGACTTCGACATCGTTCCAATGATCCTGCATTGCTGCTGACATTGGAAATGTATAATGAAGCCTTGATAATGATCGAAGATTTGTGCCTTACGATTGCAAATAAGGCATTAGGGCAATTAGGATTGACTCCACCAAATCGTCCAATGCATGATTTATTTGAACGAGAATTGCAACGCGAACTGCAATTCGATCGTAATGAATTGC TGATGCAAGCTGTCAATGACAACACTGGTGGATTGTATTTTTTGGATGCACCTGGCGGCActggaaaaacatttttgatttcattaataCTGGCAACGATTCGGTCGGAACAAAAAATCGCATTGGCACTTGCTTCTTCCGGAATTGCAGCTACATTACTTGATGGCGGCCGCACAGCACATTCCGCCTTGAAATTGCCATTGAACATGCAAGCAATTGAAACACCAACATGCAATATTTCAAGGAGTTCTGGAATGGCTAAAGTCTTGCAACAAACATCCATTATTTTATGGGACGAATGTCCAATGGCCCATAAAAAATCTTCGGAAGCCTTAAATCGAACATTACAAGATTTGAGACGGAGTTTACAGCTGTTTGGCGGTGCATTAATATTGTTATCTGGTGATTTTCGTCAAACGTTGCCTGTTATTCCGAGATCAACACCAGCTGATGAAATTAATGCATGTTTGAAAAGTTCATTTTTGTGGGCACACGTACAAATGCTTTCGTTGACGACCAATATGCGTGTGCGTCTTCAAAATGATTCTTCAGCAC CACCAAaaaatgtcaatgtcaatgAAATCAATTTCCACATCCAGGAAAAATTGCCAGGTAATTCGGAAACGTATAAATCCTTTGATACTGCTGTGAATGATGAAGACGCAGTCAATTATccggttgaatttttaaattctttggaacCACCAGGCATGCCACCgcataatttgaatttgaaagttGGTTCATCGAATATACTTCTTCGAAATCTTAATGCACCGAAACTTTGTAATGGGACGAGACTTTCAGTGAAGAAATTGATGCCAAATTTATATCAAGCAACAATTCTCACTGGCAAAGCAAAAGGTGAAATTGTACTAATACCGCGCATCCCATTAATACCAACGGGCATGCCATTCGAATTTAAACGTCTTCAATTTCCTGTTCGGCTATCTTTTGCTATGACCGTCAACAAAGCCCAAGGGCAAACGCTCCAG